A genomic stretch from Prochlorococcus marinus str. MIT 9312 includes:
- a CDS encoding methylenetetrahydrofolate reductase, with protein sequence MKSKLQQTLEKKSKVITAELMPPRGGNPIRSLKIAQLLKDKVHAVNITDGSRAVMRMCSLAMSKLLLENGIEPVMQISCRDRNKIALQSDILGANALGIRNILCITGDSVKAGDQQDAKAVHEFESVRLLQQIQSFNKGIDPTLGKLSDKKTFIFSGAAADPSCRNQRSLENRMKKKKEAGAGFVQTQMVMKKENLIEFCEKISNPLEIPVIAGVFLLKSYKNALFINKYVPGANIPEKILNRLKDAKDPLQEGINIAAEQAHDFINIANGIHLMAVKAEHLIPKILEKADLTLEY encoded by the coding sequence TTGAAATCAAAACTTCAGCAGACTTTAGAAAAAAAATCCAAGGTGATAACAGCAGAGTTAATGCCGCCCAGAGGTGGAAACCCCATAAGATCTCTTAAGATAGCACAACTTTTGAAAGATAAGGTACATGCTGTTAACATTACCGACGGGAGCAGAGCTGTAATGAGAATGTGCAGCTTGGCAATGTCCAAACTATTACTGGAAAATGGAATAGAACCAGTAATGCAGATATCTTGCAGAGATCGTAATAAAATTGCTTTACAATCAGACATTTTGGGAGCAAATGCTTTAGGAATTAGAAACATTTTATGCATTACCGGTGATTCAGTAAAAGCCGGGGATCAACAAGATGCTAAAGCAGTACATGAGTTTGAGTCAGTTAGATTACTTCAACAAATTCAGTCCTTCAATAAAGGAATAGATCCTACTCTAGGAAAACTTTCCGATAAAAAAACATTTATTTTTTCAGGGGCTGCAGCTGATCCTAGTTGCAGAAATCAAAGAAGTTTAGAAAATAGAATGAAAAAGAAAAAAGAGGCCGGAGCTGGATTCGTACAAACTCAAATGGTTATGAAAAAAGAAAATTTGATAGAATTTTGTGAAAAAATTAGCAACCCTCTTGAAATTCCTGTAATTGCAGGGGTATTCCTTTTAAAGTCTTACAAAAACGCTCTCTTTATAAACAAATATGTCCCTGGTGCAAATATACCTGAAAAAATCTTAAATCGTCTTAAAGATGCTAAAGACCCTTTACAGGAAGGTATTAACATTGCCGCTGAGCAAGCTCATGATTTTATTAACATCGCAAATGGTATTCATCTAATGGCAGTGAAGGCAGAGCATTTAATACCTAAGATCCTTGAAAAAGCTGATCTTACTCTGGAATATTAA
- a CDS encoding helix-turn-helix domain-containing protein: MQMVEEEVNNIDMMGLSTREMEIIDLVADGLTNQEIAVKLTISKRTVDNHVSNMFTKTGSKNRVALLNWAMDNGKICRDGFNCCSLPESDQD, encoded by the coding sequence ATGCAAATGGTTGAAGAAGAAGTAAACAACATTGATATGATGGGTCTCTCAACAAGAGAGATGGAAATCATTGATCTAGTAGCTGATGGGCTTACAAATCAAGAAATTGCGGTAAAACTAACTATTAGTAAAAGAACTGTTGATAATCATGTAAGTAATATGTTTACAAAAACTGGTTCTAAAAATAGAGTGGCACTTTTGAATTGGGCAATGGATAATGGAAAGATCTGTAGAGATGGATTTAATTGTTGTTCGCTTCCAGAGTCAGATCAAGATTAG
- a CDS encoding CYTH domain-containing protein, which produces MALEIERRFLIKNDNWKEFITKKIFIEQGYLSKSLDDWIIRIRFTGKDFKIALKKHIESFTNFEFEYSIPRKDGETIMSNLSNTIKKERFFLEVEKKSWIIDCFKETNYPLEIAEIELSNEEEDFSLPSFISKEITGLKHYSNFRLAKKPFSKWEEDYLTNFKSN; this is translated from the coding sequence ATGGCCTTAGAAATAGAAAGACGCTTTCTTATAAAAAATGATAACTGGAAAGAATTCATCACTAAAAAAATCTTTATTGAACAAGGATATTTATCAAAAAGTTTAGATGATTGGATTATTAGGATAAGGTTTACAGGTAAAGATTTTAAAATTGCACTCAAAAAGCATATTGAAAGCTTTACCAACTTTGAATTTGAATACTCCATTCCACGAAAAGACGGGGAAACAATAATGTCAAATCTTTCAAATACAATTAAAAAAGAGAGATTCTTTTTAGAAGTTGAAAAAAAATCTTGGATTATAGATTGCTTTAAAGAAACTAATTATCCACTTGAAATTGCCGAAATTGAACTTTCCAATGAAGAAGAAGATTTCAGTCTTCCATCTTTCATATCAAAAGAAATTACTGGGCTGAAACATTACTCAAATTTCAGGCTTGCTAAAAAACCTTTTTCAAAATGGGAAGAAGACTATTTGACAAATTTCAAAAGCAACTAG
- a CDS encoding NAD(+) kinase, with protein sequence MKLSLVLIIYRSDSSIALEASKFCEEVLKAKNIKSNRIASDFHRDEIEKNLYNTKFQPDIGIVLGGDGTFLKCANALADYDIPLLSINIGGNLGFLTQEKDFLFDKSFIEILENEEYIIDSRNRLNCNVCISERSPEKKIIKSYDALNDFYFKSVEEAISPTNQIQIEIDNEKVNEYKGDGLIISTSTGSTAYSMAAGGPIVHPSIDAMIINPICPMSLASRPIVIPNTSKVIIKPVKKSKGEIKLWRDGSKCMTIKETYYCEIKKGKAPCKIIKFKKSTNYYNTLIKKLDWKGDLSLKNSKN encoded by the coding sequence ATGAAACTTTCATTAGTGCTTATTATATATCGTTCAGATAGTTCTATCGCTTTAGAGGCTTCTAAATTCTGTGAAGAGGTCCTCAAAGCAAAAAATATTAAATCAAACAGGATTGCAAGTGATTTTCATAGAGATGAAATTGAAAAAAATCTTTATAATACAAAATTTCAACCAGATATTGGAATCGTTCTTGGTGGGGATGGAACCTTCCTAAAATGTGCAAATGCATTAGCAGATTATGATATTCCTTTATTGAGCATTAATATTGGTGGTAATTTGGGGTTTCTTACTCAGGAAAAAGATTTTTTATTTGACAAATCTTTTATTGAAATCCTTGAAAACGAAGAATATATAATTGATTCTCGTAATAGATTAAATTGTAATGTCTGTATTAGTGAAAGAAGTCCTGAGAAAAAAATTATAAAAAGCTACGACGCATTAAATGATTTTTATTTTAAATCAGTGGAAGAGGCTATTTCTCCTACGAACCAAATACAAATTGAAATCGATAATGAGAAAGTGAATGAATATAAAGGTGATGGATTGATTATATCTACTTCTACTGGTTCAACAGCATACTCAATGGCTGCAGGTGGTCCAATAGTACATCCTAGTATAGATGCAATGATAATTAACCCTATTTGCCCAATGAGTTTAGCTAGTAGACCAATTGTCATACCTAATACAAGTAAAGTGATCATTAAACCAGTAAAAAAAAGTAAAGGGGAAATTAAATTATGGCGAGATGGTTCAAAATGTATGACCATTAAGGAAACTTATTATTGTGAGATCAAAAAAGGGAAAGCACCCTGCAAAATAATAAAGTTTAAAAAAAGCACTAACTATTACAATACTTTAATAAAAAAACTAGATTGGAAAGGTGATTTATCTCTAAAAAATTCCAAAAATTAA
- the nuoK gene encoding NADH-quinone oxidoreductase subunit NuoK, whose product MNLESIPIQAFLIVSSVLFCIGIWGLLNSRNAVRVLMSIELMLNAVNINLMAFSSYIDNNVIQGQVFTIFVITVAAAEAAVGLAILLSLYRNRVTVDMESFNLLKW is encoded by the coding sequence ATGAATTTAGAATCAATTCCTATTCAAGCCTTTTTGATAGTATCTTCAGTACTATTTTGTATTGGTATTTGGGGATTATTAAATAGCAGAAATGCAGTTAGAGTTCTAATGAGTATTGAATTAATGCTCAATGCGGTAAATATAAACTTGATGGCTTTTTCTTCTTATATTGATAATAATGTAATTCAAGGACAAGTTTTTACAATTTTTGTAATTACTGTTGCAGCTGCAGAAGCAGCCGTTGGCTTAGCTATACTGCTATCGCTTTACAGAAATAGGGTTACTGTAGATATGGAAAGTTTTAATTTATTAAAATGGTAA
- a CDS encoding NADH-quinone oxidoreductase subunit J, with translation MTIAVTTQIICFIVLSLVVLIGALGVVLLESIVYSAFLLGGVFMSVAGLYLLLNASFVAAAQVLVYVGAVNVLIIFAIMLVNKKEDLKPINNIKSRRIISTSICLTLLSLLIRVDLTNVWRLASPENSIGEESTIRIGEHLFSDYLLPFELASVLLLMAMIGAIVLARRDVMNKDISTGLPVDQELIEKSSEPLLTNKN, from the coding sequence ATGACCATTGCAGTAACAACTCAAATAATTTGTTTTATAGTTCTATCTTTAGTTGTTCTTATTGGAGCGCTAGGAGTTGTATTGCTCGAAAGTATTGTTTATTCAGCCTTTCTGCTTGGAGGAGTTTTCATGAGTGTTGCAGGATTATATCTACTTCTAAATGCAAGTTTTGTTGCTGCAGCGCAAGTTTTAGTTTATGTGGGTGCAGTGAATGTACTAATAATTTTTGCGATAATGTTAGTTAATAAAAAAGAAGATTTAAAGCCCATCAATAACATTAAATCAAGAAGAATCATATCAACATCTATTTGTTTAACCCTACTCAGCCTTTTAATAAGAGTTGACTTGACAAATGTATGGAGATTAGCAAGCCCCGAAAACTCTATAGGTGAAGAGTCCACTATTAGAATAGGGGAGCATCTTTTTAGTGATTATTTACTTCCATTTGAATTAGCTTCAGTTTTACTTCTAATGGCAATGATTGGAGCCATTGTTTTAGCGAGAAGGGATGTTATGAACAAAGATATTTCAACTGGATTACCTGTTGATCAAGAGTTAATTGAAAAATCATCAGAACCATTACTTACTAATAAAAATTAA
- the ndhI gene encoding NAD(P)H-quinone oxidoreductase subunit I: protein MKNFLQQINSYIKEAFNAGKYLYNGLSVTFDHLRRRPVTVQYPYEKLIPSERYRGRIHYEFDKCIACEVCVRVCPINLPVVDWVMNKETKKKELRNYSIDFGVCIFCGNCVEYCPTNCLSMTEEYELATFDRHNLNFDNVALGRLPTNVTTDPSIKPLRELAYLPKGVMDPHEIPASDIRVGKLPEEVYDWMRPTSNENKDKISNSNN, encoded by the coding sequence ATGAAAAATTTCCTTCAACAAATAAATAGCTATATCAAAGAAGCATTTAATGCTGGCAAATATTTATACAATGGCTTATCAGTAACTTTTGATCATCTTCGGAGAAGACCTGTTACAGTCCAATATCCATATGAAAAACTAATACCCTCTGAAAGATATAGAGGAAGGATTCATTATGAATTTGATAAATGTATAGCTTGTGAAGTTTGTGTGAGAGTATGTCCAATAAATCTACCAGTAGTTGATTGGGTAATGAATAAAGAAACCAAAAAAAAGGAACTTAGAAATTATTCAATAGATTTTGGAGTATGTATATTTTGTGGAAATTGTGTTGAATATTGTCCAACTAATTGCTTATCAATGACAGAAGAATACGAATTAGCTACTTTTGACAGACATAATCTAAACTTTGATAACGTCGCACTTGGGAGGCTCCCTACTAACGTCACAACAGATCCGTCAATCAAACCACTAAGAGAACTTGCCTATCTTCCCAAAGGCGTAATGGATCCTCATGAGATACCAGCTTCCGATATCAGAGTTGGTAAATTACCTGAAGAAGTTTATGATTGGATGAGACCAACCTCCAATGAAAATAAAGATAAAATTTCTAATTCAAATAATTAA
- the nuoH gene encoding NADH-quinone oxidoreductase subunit NuoH encodes MEYGLDLEYSFNEFFKGFGLSSEIAHIIWLPIPMLLVLVAAVVGVLVTVWLERKISAAAQQRIGPEYAGALGVLQPIADGLKLLVKEDIIPAKADGILFTAGPILVLVPVILSWLIVPFGQNLLISNVGIGIFLWIALSSIQPIGLLMSGYASNNKYSLLGGLRAAAQSISYEIPLALSVLAIVLMTNSLSTIDIVNQQSGAGILSWNIWRQPVGFIVFWICALAECERLPFDLPEAEEELVAGYQTEYAGMKFALFYLGSYINLILSALLVSILYLGGWGFPIPVELIAKFLHLPINAPVIQVFTASIGIVMTVLKAYLLVFIAILLRWTTPRVRIDQLLDLGWKFLLPISLANLLITAGLKLAFPQFFGG; translated from the coding sequence TTGGAATACGGATTAGATCTTGAATATAGTTTTAATGAATTCTTCAAAGGTTTTGGCCTTTCTAGTGAAATCGCTCATATAATTTGGCTCCCTATACCTATGCTTTTGGTTTTAGTAGCGGCAGTTGTTGGAGTTTTAGTAACAGTTTGGCTTGAAAGAAAAATATCTGCTGCTGCTCAACAAAGAATAGGTCCCGAATATGCAGGAGCATTAGGCGTACTCCAACCAATTGCGGATGGTCTTAAATTACTTGTCAAAGAGGATATAATCCCTGCTAAAGCAGATGGAATTCTCTTCACCGCTGGACCTATATTAGTTCTTGTTCCAGTTATTCTTTCTTGGCTAATTGTACCTTTTGGACAAAACCTGTTAATAAGTAACGTTGGCATTGGAATTTTCCTATGGATTGCTTTAAGCAGTATCCAACCAATTGGACTCCTTATGAGCGGTTACGCATCAAATAATAAATATTCATTATTAGGCGGATTAAGAGCTGCTGCTCAATCTATAAGTTACGAAATACCTTTAGCTTTATCTGTACTAGCTATCGTACTAATGACAAATTCTCTAAGTACTATTGACATTGTTAACCAACAAAGTGGTGCTGGAATCCTAAGTTGGAATATTTGGAGACAACCCGTTGGTTTTATAGTCTTTTGGATTTGTGCTCTTGCAGAATGCGAAAGACTTCCATTTGACTTACCTGAAGCTGAAGAAGAATTAGTTGCAGGATATCAAACTGAATATGCAGGTATGAAATTCGCTTTGTTCTACCTTGGTAGTTACATTAATCTAATACTTTCAGCATTATTGGTATCAATACTTTATTTAGGAGGATGGGGTTTTCCTATCCCAGTTGAATTAATAGCTAAATTTCTTCATTTGCCCATTAATGCACCCGTCATACAAGTTTTCACTGCATCAATAGGAATTGTAATGACTGTATTGAAAGCGTATCTTTTAGTTTTCATCGCAATATTATTACGTTGGACAACTCCTAGAGTAAGAATAGATCAACTTTTAGATCTAGGATGGAAGTTTCTTCTTCCAATTTCTCTTGCTAATCTTTTGATAACTGCAGGATTAAAACTTGCTTTTCCTCAATTCTTTGGTGGTTAA
- a CDS encoding citrate synthase: MDSNKLILKPGLEGVPVTNSSICDIDGNKGKLLYRGYSIEELSKKSSFLETAYLLIWGDLPTAIQLRDFEQEVQMHRRLSFRVRDMMKCFPATGHPMDALQSSAASLGLFYSRRAIDDPNYIYNAVIRLIAKIPTMIAAFQLIRKGQDPIQPRDDLTYSSNFLYMLTEKEQDPIAAKVFDRCLILHAEHSLNASTFSARVTASTLTDPYAVIASAVGTLAGPLHGGANEDVIAMLEEIKTPKNAASFLDNAIKNKSKIMGFGHREYKVKDPRAIILQKLAEELFIRFGADEMYEVAKSLEAEAIPRLGPKGIFPNVDFYSGLVYRKLGIPRDLFTPIFAISRVAGWLAHWREQLGANRIFRPSQIYTGSAPREWISLENRD, from the coding sequence TTGGATAGCAACAAACTAATTTTAAAACCCGGATTAGAGGGTGTCCCAGTTACTAATTCATCTATCTGTGATATTGACGGCAACAAAGGTAAATTATTATATAGAGGCTACTCCATTGAGGAATTATCAAAAAAAAGCAGTTTTTTAGAAACTGCTTATCTATTGATTTGGGGTGATTTACCTACAGCTATTCAACTAAGAGATTTTGAACAAGAAGTTCAAATGCATCGAAGGTTAAGTTTTAGAGTCAGAGATATGATGAAATGTTTTCCTGCAACAGGTCATCCTATGGACGCGCTTCAGTCTAGTGCAGCTTCTTTGGGTCTTTTCTATTCACGCAGAGCAATAGATGATCCTAATTACATCTACAACGCAGTGATAAGACTAATAGCAAAAATACCAACTATGATTGCTGCCTTTCAACTTATTAGAAAAGGACAAGACCCTATTCAACCTCGAGATGATTTAACTTACTCATCAAATTTTCTTTACATGCTTACTGAAAAAGAACAAGATCCTATAGCTGCAAAAGTTTTTGATAGGTGTTTAATTCTACATGCCGAACATAGTTTAAACGCAAGTACATTTAGCGCTAGAGTTACCGCAAGCACTCTTACAGACCCATATGCAGTCATTGCCTCTGCAGTAGGAACCCTTGCTGGCCCGCTTCATGGAGGAGCAAATGAAGATGTGATTGCAATGTTAGAAGAAATCAAAACTCCAAAAAATGCCGCCTCCTTTTTGGATAACGCGATAAAAAATAAAAGTAAGATAATGGGCTTCGGTCATAGAGAATACAAAGTCAAAGATCCAAGAGCAATTATTCTTCAAAAACTTGCAGAAGAGCTTTTTATTAGATTTGGGGCAGATGAAATGTATGAAGTTGCTAAATCACTAGAGGCAGAAGCAATACCAAGACTTGGACCAAAAGGTATATTCCCTAATGTAGATTTTTATTCCGGTCTTGTTTATAGGAAACTTGGTATTCCTCGTGATTTATTTACTCCAATTTTTGCCATATCAAGGGTTGCTGGTTGGTTAGCTCATTGGAGAGAGCAACTTGGAGCTAATAGAATCTTTAGACCATCGCAAATCTATACTGGTTCAGCTCCAAGGGAATGGATAAGCTTAGAAAATAGAGATTAA